The following DNA comes from uncultured Fibrobacter sp..
TAGGCGTACGCTGGAATCGCAAAATGCGAACCTCTACTTCGACTCAAAGGAGCAAGCCGTATTTGTCCGGTACAAGAAAAACGGTCGTGAATACCGCTACCGCGTAAGCGGCAGCAAACAATAGCGGGAAAAAAGAGAATACATTTTTCCCTAAATCACAATAGTCGATGTCTTGAAAAATAGGGTTGTCCGTGGACGACGTTGCCGTTGTTCGCAGACAACTCTTTATTTTTTAAAGGATTCCTTTTTGTCTACTGCGGATATAAATTTTTACCGTTTAGGTAAAAAAGGAGTGTTTATGAGAATGGATTTTACCAAGGCGCGGATTTCTGCGTCTGTAATTACTATCGCAATCGCCGCTACCGGTTCTTCTACCGTATTTGCCGCAGCGAGCTACCCCGTACAGGAATTTCGCTTCGGGATTGCCGATACGGATCGGAATATTGCTATTTCGGGAACTTCTGCCGGAGATTACCTGACTTCGAACACCATGCAGGGCACCGCCAACGAAAAATGGAGCCTTAACTATATCAGTGCAGGGGTCTATGAAATCGTCAATTCCGCAACAGGCATGATTGTCACCAATGAAAACGGACTTGCCACTATTGCAAAAGATGTTGACGGCACAAACCAGCGCTGGAAAATCGAGGCGGTTGAGAAAGATTTTGAAGGATACGATCTTTACTACAAGGTGGTCAGTAACGCCGACAATAAGGTTGCAATAACCTTCGATATTCAGAGCAACTCGTTTACGGTAGATACTTATACGGGCGACAATTATCAGAAATTCAAGCTGAACCTGGACGGGCTCGAAGGCTTTGCCGCAAACGCGCTTGCGGGCAGCAAAGAAAAGGCAGGAACAATTGGTGGATTGCTGGGAGAAGTTGTCTATGTTTCTACCGCAGATGATTTGGAGAAACAGCTTAATTCAAAAGGAGCTCAGACCATCGTCATTACCGCCGACATTGATATGCAAAAGAAAAGCAATACTCGTGTACGCGACTACAAAACGATTGTGGGACAGTATGGCAATCATACTATTTATGATTCGCAATTCAGAACGAACGATGCTTGGGGTACAGCGGGAGAAGTTCCGTCAGACAATATTGTCTTTAGAAATTTAAAAATGGTTGCAAAGAATATTCCTAACCGTATCTTGATTAATGTTTGGTCTTCTCGCCAAATTTGGATCGACCATATTCATTTCGAATCGCAGCTGAATTACGATCGCAGCGGCAATGGTCAGGATGAAGTTGGAAAATTCATATGGATAAATACCCCATATGCCAATTACAGGGATTCGCTAGACCGATACCGCTCTCCTGATTATGTAACGATATCATACTGTCATTTAAAAAATCGATACTGGACGGTTGCTTACGGAACTCAAAACGACGAAATTACCCGCGACCGCACAACGCTTCTTTATAACTGGTGGGATAAAAACGTGAGGCGCTGTCCGCAGCTAGGCAATGGATCCGCACATATTTACAACAATTACTATTCTGCTTATGGGAAATCGAGCAACGGCCCCGCGACAACGGGAATTATCGGTGGAGACGGTTCCGACATGGTATCCACCGCCAACCGTTTTAACGGCTACACAAGTAATCAGGCACTCAACATGGGCGGAGGAACCGACCCCGCACGCGACGAATACTCCTATCTTTCAGAAACATTGGACGGCACACCTTCTAAGGTCAGTTTCAGTCCCAAGAAAAATTCTACGTGGAAGCCAGAACAAAGTAGTTACGGATATTCCCTGATAGACGCCTACAACACCAAGGGGACTGATGTAAAGGATTTTTGTACCAAATATGCGGGCGACCAAAGTTCCGCCACCAGCATGAAATACATCACCGATAGCGATTTCAAGGATTGGGTCACAGTCCAGCACGCAAGTCCCTTCCTCAAGAGCATCGAAGTCGGGAACGCGCCCGTTGGCAAAGAGCCTATTGTTATCGAGACCCCTGAAGGCAGCCTGGTAAAAGACCTCACCATCATCGACCGCGCAAACTATAGCGGCTGGGGCATTTTGACCGCAAAGACCGACGGCAAGGTCTTCGGCGACCGCGACGTCACCTTTAGCGTCATTCCCGACGCTCTTGCCAATGCAGAACAAGTCGTTACCGCCTGCAACTCCAAGAACTCCACCACAGATGCGGCCACGTTTACAGCTACAAAAGACATCGTAGTCTACATCGGCTTGGATAGCCGCGTCGAAAAAGTCCCCGGATGGCTTTCGACAGCGGAGAAAACCGAGATGAAGGCTGTAGCAAGCAACG
Coding sequences within:
- a CDS encoding RICIN domain-containing protein — encoded protein: MRMDFTKARISASVITIAIAATGSSTVFAAASYPVQEFRFGIADTDRNIAISGTSAGDYLTSNTMQGTANEKWSLNYISAGVYEIVNSATGMIVTNENGLATIAKDVDGTNQRWKIEAVEKDFEGYDLYYKVVSNADNKVAITFDIQSNSFTVDTYTGDNYQKFKLNLDGLEGFAANALAGSKEKAGTIGGLLGEVVYVSTADDLEKQLNSKGAQTIVITADIDMQKKSNTRVRDYKTIVGQYGNHTIYDSQFRTNDAWGTAGEVPSDNIVFRNLKMVAKNIPNRILINVWSSRQIWIDHIHFESQLNYDRSGNGQDEVGKFIWINTPYANYRDSLDRYRSPDYVTISYCHLKNRYWTVAYGTQNDEITRDRTTLLYNWWDKNVRRCPQLGNGSAHIYNNYYSAYGKSSNGPATTGIIGGDGSDMVSTANRFNGYTSNQALNMGGGTDPARDEYSYLSETLDGTPSKVSFSPKKNSTWKPEQSSYGYSLIDAYNTKGTDVKDFCTKYAGDQSSATSMKYITDSDFKDWVTVQHASPFLKSIEVGNAPVGKEPIVIETPEGSLVKDLTIIDRANYSGWGILTAKTDGKVFGDRDVTFSVIPDALANAEQVVTACNSKNSTTDAATFTATKDIVVYIGLDSRVEKVPGWLSTAEKTEMKAVASNDVTFEIYKIKVDSGATFTLGSNGQSSGCVNYIAFVQEANLPSNSNETGEEIDSNTDPENGEIQFAGEFIEPANLVSVGFVGGTLFVNNGTGNAVRATLFDLNGSIIANRTLASGSHSLETKGLAHGTYLVRIHGKGLQKTVRILF